In the genome of Hydrogenophaga sp. PBL-H3, the window CCGCGCGCGCCGCAGCCTGGGTGACTGCTTCGCGGGCTGTGGCTGGCAAGGCATCAAATGCCTTGGCATTGACGAACACGATGTTTTTGGGGAACCATGCGTTGATGCCGTAGTAGAAGGCAATCTGATCCCACACACGGTTTTCCACGCCGGTAACTGCCGAGGTGATCATGCTGTCAACCTTTCGGCTGGCAAGAGCCTGATTGATCTCCACCATGGGCACGTCCACCGGCGAAGCCCCCAGCATCTCGGCGATACGCACGGTGGACTGGTTGTAGGTGCGCATGCGCGTACCCCTGAAGTCGACCCCGGAGCGCACCGGATGCGTGGTGAACAAACCCTGTGGTGGCCAGGGCACAACGTACAAAGGTCTTAGCCCTCGCGACGCAAGGTGCCTCTCGACCAGAGGTCGCTGAATATTCCAGAGCCGGCGAGCATCGCCATAGCTATGAACCACGAAGGGAATGGCATCTGCACCCGCAATCGGGATCTCACCCACCATGCTGGTCATGATGGTCTCCCCGGCCTGCACCTTGCCCTCCTGCACTGCCTGGCGAATTTCGCCGAGCTTGAACATCGTGTTGTTGGGACGCACCTCAATGCGCAGCAAACCCGCCGTTGCCTGTTCTACATCACCGGCAAACTGCACGATGTTCTGCGTGTGAAACGAGTCCGCACGGTAACCGGTGGCCAGTTGCCATGTGATTTCTTGCTGCGCTGGGCATGGCTGCGCCAACGCGACTGCGAATGCAGCCGCCGCACATTGAATTTTCATGGAGTGCTCTCAGCGATGCAGGTCTGGCAACGCGATCATGATTGACCCAGTTCGCATCATTTCGCCACGCCCATCAAGGCGTCGGGAACTGCGGTAACGATCTGAGGAAACACCGTGATCAAGGCGATGCAGGCAACGAGACAGAAGAAGAAGGGAATAGCCGCCTTGGCAATCAAGGTACTGTCCTTGCCAGTCATGTTCTGCAACACAAACAGGTTGAAGCCCACGGGTGGGGTTACCTCGGCAATCTCGACCAGCAGAATCACGAAGATGCCGAACCAGACCAGATCGAAACCCGCTTTCTGGATCATGGGCATCACCACCGCTGCGGTGAGCACGATCATGCTGATACCGTCCAGCGCCGTGCCCAACACCAGGTACACCACCACCAGGCAAGCGATCAACGCGTAGGGTGAGAGATGCATGGCATCGACCCACTCGGCGAGTTCACGCGGAATACCGGTAAAGGCCATGGTCTTGGTCAAGAACGCCGCACCAGCAAGGATGAACATGATCATGCAGCTGGTGCGCGTCGCCCCTCCCAGACTCTCTGTGAAGTTGGTCCACGTGAGGGACCTGCTCCAGGCAGCCAGCGCCAATGCCCCCACCACGCCGTACGCGGCACACTCCGTCGCAGTTGCCCAGCCCGCCACAAGTGACCAGCAGATGAACACAATCAACAA includes:
- a CDS encoding TRAP transporter substrate-binding protein, whose translation is MQFAGDVEQATAGLLRIEVRPNNTMFKLGEIRQAVQEGKVQAGETIMTSMVGEIPIAGADAIPFVVHSYGDARRLWNIQRPLVERHLASRGLRPLYVVPWPPQGLFTTHPVRSGVDFRGTRMRTYNQSTVRIAEMLGASPVDVPMVEINQALASRKVDSMITSAVTGVENRVWDQIAFYYGINAWFPKNIVFVNAKAFDALPATAREAVTQAAARAERRGWALSETVANESTQELQRHGMKVGRIPAEFEAELKRLGEKFSREWVKSVGSEANLIFVPYYLQR